GAGGCTGGCGTTAGGGTGACGCGGTTCGTTCGGTTCGAGGTCGGCCAGGCCTAGGGTTGGCTACCGCAGCAACGGGCTAGCGTCGGTGTCATGGCGCGCATCCACGCATTCGGAGACGATGCCCTCGGCGATCTCGACGCGGTCGGGCTCGCCGAGGCCATCCGGTCCGGTCTGCTAGCCCGGGCTGACATCGTGGAAGCCGCCATTGCGCGCGCCGAAGCCGTCAACCCCGCGCTCAACGGCCTGGCGTGCGACGCGTTCCAGCAGGCCCGGGAAGCGGCGTCGGGCGGGACGACCAATGGTTTCCGCAGCGGCTTTTTTGACGGCGTGCCGACGTTCATCAAGGACAACATTGACGTCGCCGGACAGCCGACGATGCGGGGCACCGACGCGTGGGTGCCGCGGCGGGCCGTCGCCGACAGCCAGGTAACCCGGGTGGTGCTGGGCACCGGGCTGATATCGCTGGGAAAAACGCAGATGTCGGAGTTCGGGTTCAGCGCGGTCGCCGAACATCCCCGGCTGGGGCCGGTCCGCAATCCGTGGAATACCGACTACACCGCGGGTGCCTCCTCGTCGGGATCGGGCGCCTTCGTCGCGGCCGGTGTGGTGCCGATCGCGCACGCCAACGACGGCGGCGGCTCGATCCGGATTCCGGCGGCCTGCACCGGGCTGGTCGGGCTCAAGCCGTCACGCGGCCGGTTGCCGCTGGACCCGGAGTATCGACGGCTGCCGGTGGGCATCGTCGTCAATGGCGTGCTGACCCGCTCGGTGCGCGACACCGCCGCCTTCTACCGCGAATCGGAGCGTCTTTGGCGCAACCCCAAGTTGCCACCTGTCGGGGACGTCAGGAGTCCCAGTAAGCAGCGGCTGAGGATCGCCGTGGTAACCCGCTCGGTGCTGCGCGAGGCCAGTCCCGAACTACGGCAGCTGACGCTGGCGTCGGCCCGGCTGCTCGAGGAACTGGGGCACCGCGTGGAACACGTCGACCACCCTCCGGTACCGGCCAGTTTCGTGGACGATTTCGTGCTCTATTGGGGATTTTTGGCCCTGGGACAGGTGCGCACCGGTCGGCGTGCATTCGGCCCCACGTTCGACCCCACCCGGCTGGATGAACTGACATTGGGGCTGGCCCGCCATACCGGCCGCAACCTGCACCGGCTGCCGCTGGCGATCATGCGTCTGCGCATGCTGCGCCGGCGCAACGCGCAGTTCTTCGGTACCTACGACGCCTCGCTCACGCCAACACTTGCCGACGCCACTCCGCAGGTCGGCTACCTCGCGCCCACTGACTATCAGACGGTCCTAGACCGGCTGACCAACTGGGTGGCGTTCACGCCGGTGCACAATGTCACCGGGGCCCCGGCGATATCGCTGCCGCTGGCTCAATCCGCGAACGGCATGCCCGTGGGCATGATGCTCTCGGCTGATACCGGGCGCGAGGCGCGGCTGCTGCAGCTGGCCTACGAACTCGAAGAGGCCCGGCCGTGGGCCCGGATTCACGCCCCGAGTGTCGCCGAGTAGCCCGCGCCGGGCATTCAGTCGGACCCGAGCTTCTCCAGCATTCGTTTGAACTCGCGTCGCTGAGGTGCGGTCAGTCTGGCGAGGATACGGGCATCGGCGGCGCGTACGACGGCCTCCGCGCGCTTCACCAGGGCACGGCCTTGACCGGTCAAGGTAGCCGGAAGCGAACGCCCGGAAGACACCGATCCGGGCCGAGCCACCGCGCCGATGTCTTCCAGCTTGCGCAGCACCGTGTTCATCGCCTGCGGTGTGACGCTTGCGTGCCGGGCTAATTCGGCGCTGGATAATCCGGGTGACAGCGAAAGCATTCGCAGACAGACGAATTCGGGCAGCGTCAGGCCGAGTGGACTTAGCGCAGCGGAAACCTCTGGTCGCAGTACAGCTCCCACCCGGTAGAGCAGATAGCCAAGCGGGGCGTCATCGGCAAGACCCATATCAAGGATCTTGACATATGTGCCAGGGAACCGGCCGTCGTTTGAGCAGGAAGCCGTAGCCATTGGCGCGCAGGCTGCATTGCAATGCCGCGGTGGGCGTGTTGTCGGTCAACCACGCGCCAATGGCCAGCCGCTGCCGGGTTACCGGCTCCTTGTCCACTTCCAACAGTCTCAGCAGCTTCGACGCCGTTGTCGGTTCAAGCGAGCCACCAGCGTTCCCTGACGATGCCGACACCGTATCCGTCATCATGACCTCTCGCTCAGCCGGAATGCCGTGGCTTGCCGATACCCGGATTCGGTCGCGGGCAAACGTCTCCGGCGCCGATACACCGGTGGGATGTTTAAGGGCGGTGCCGATCGGTTATGGCACATCGTGGGGGGCGGTCCTCGTCTTCACATGGAGTGTGGCGCTCCAGCGAGGAACGCTATTGACCCAACGGGAGGAATCTGCAATGAAATTCACGAAAATCGCTGTTAAATCGGCCATCGGGGCCGCTGGAATCGCGGCCGCTGCCGCTTTCGCCGCGGCACCCGCTGTCGCCGGTCCCAGCATCCAGGAGTTTGGTACCAGCGCGCCACTGGTAAGTGGGCCGCTTGTCACCGACTACACGGTCAGCAACTTGGAGCCGAGCGGTGTGACCATCCCCGGCTACACACCGCAGGGGCAGCTGTGGCAGGCCGAAGTCAAAGCCGTGGCCAATAGCGGCATGGTGACACCGCTGGTGTCCTCCTTCCATGCGCGCACGGCTGGCGGACAGAATTACCAGGTAGTCAACAACGTGCCCGTGCCTGCCGGATTCAACCCGGCGCCGATCCCCGAGGGCGGGCAGACCAGCGGGAAGATCTACTTCGATGTCACCGGCACGCCCCCGAATGGCGTGGTTTATAACGATGGCATCCAGGATGTTCTCATCTGGACGAACAACGCCTAGCCAGGCTTCGGACCTCCGGAAGGGATCTCCCCGCGTCGATCCTGACGCGGGGAGATCCGATTCGCGAGCTGTCCTGGCGCCGGTCGGGTATTCGCGCGGCTAGCGCGCTATGGAGTCCTCGGCTGGAGCCGCTGCTGCCCAGACGGGATTCAGCACCGGCTCGCTGACAATCCACCGCGGCTGCGGTGGCGTCACCGCCATATAGCCCACACCGCGAACGGTGTCGATCATCCATTCGTGCTCGGCTCCGAGCTTTGCGCGCAGCCGTCGCACATGAACATCGACGGTACGGATGCGACCGGTGCACTCATAACCCCATACCTCGTGCATGAGCCGAGTACGAGTGAACGCCCGACCGGCATGCTGCACAAGGAAATTCATGAGTTTGAATTCGGTGGGTGTCAGACCCAGATCTTGGCCGCCCAGCGTCGCGGTGTAGTTGGCCGGGCGCAGCACAATGTCGCCGAATTGCAGTGTGCCCGCCAGTGCGCTGCGTCGACGTGTGATCGCCAACCGCAACCGTGCCTGCAGCTCGGCCCCACCGGCGGCGGCCAACAGCACGTCATCGAATTTCCAATCGACATCGACTGCCACGAAGTCGGCCGGTGCGACGACGGCCACCACGGCAACGGCAGGTGCGCTAGCCGTCAGCCGCCGGCACACCCGGCGAGCTGCCGCCAGGTCGGCGCGCGCGTCGATGACCGCGACGTCGGCGCGCGCGTGCTTCGCTACGTCGGGATCGTCCAGGGGCGCGCGCTGTACCGACTGCGCGAATGACTCCACCGTCGGCAAAGCCGATTCAAAATCGGCTTCATCGGTAAGGAGTAGAACTTCCAAGAGATATCTCCCAACATCAGGTGCCATCTCCCCCTGAACCCCGTAGGCACCTGCTAGCACCGCTGAGTACCCGGTTCAGAACGGAACTATGCCAACTCTGTCACCCGAGCTTTGCTCGGGCCCGAGCATGTCGATGGGCCCGGCCCGTATTGCACGGGCCGGGCCCATCCTTCCGGCAAGCTACTGATGGGCCTTCTGACGCTGCTCGGCTACCTTCGCGCTGCCGCGGGCCGCCTCTGCTTCGGCTTCCCTCTTCGCCGCATCGCGCTGTGCTTGCGCCTTGTCCTGCTGGGCCTTGCCCTCGCGAGCGAGTTCGTCGCGACCGGTCACGCTCCCGATGGCTTCTTTGGCCTTACCCTTGGCGTCCTCGACGGCGCCCTTGACGGCTTCCGCAGGTCCCTTGTTGTCCGCCATGGAATTCCTCCCTTGTTGGCGTCGGTGATATACCCAGTGCCGATCGAAGAAACGATCGGTCCGGTGCAACGGCGTTGCGGTCCTTATCCTCAAGACCTTTGATTTCTCCGCCGTGTTGGAGCGGATTCCCGCGCCGCCGGACGCCCAAACATGCCGCGACCCACAGCGCGGACAGTTAATGCACCCCGCTCACGTCAGGGCCGGGCGATTGAGGCAGGATGTGAGATGCCGTCCTGGGTGGTCGCCGGGATGGCGCTGTCGTGCGAGGAGTCAGATGACAGAGCCCGATGTCGCCGGTCCGGCGGCTCCGAAGTCGGAGCCTACGAGCACCGACGCCGCGTCGGCAGCTCAATCGTCGCGGTACTCGCGAGTGTTGCTCAAGCTCGGCGGGGAGATGTTCGGCGGTGGCCAGGTCGGGCTGGATCCCGATGTGGTGGCGCAGGTGGCTCGCCAGATCGCCGATGTGGTGCGCGGCGGCGTCCAGATCGCTGTCGTGATTGGTGGTGGCAACTTCTTCCGTGGCGCACAGCTGCAGCAGCTCGGCATGGAGCGCACCCGGTCGGACTACATGGGAATGCTCGGTACTGTCATGAATAGCCTTGCGCTGCAAGACTTCCTGGAGAAAGAGGGCATCGCCACCCGAGTTCAGACCGCGATCACCATGGGCCAGGTGGCCGAACCCTATCTCCCGTTGCGAGCCGTCCGGCACCTGGAGAAGGGACGGGTGGTGATCTTCGGCGCCGGCATGGGGCTGCCGTACTTCTCGACGGATACCACCGCAGCGCAGCGTGCGCTGGAGATCGGCGCCGACGTGGTCTTGATGGCCAAAGCGGTGGACGGGGTGTTTGCCGACGATCCGCGGGTGAACCCCGAGGCCGAACTGCTCACCGCAATCAGTCATCGAGAGGTCCTGGACCGCGGGCTGCGCGTAGCCGACGCCACCGCGTTCAGTCTTTGCATGGACAATGGCATGCCGATCCTGGTGTTCAACCTGCTGACCGATGGCAATATCGCCCGTGCGGTCAGGGGTGAGAAGATCGGAACGCTGGTCACCGCCTGAGGAGGAGCGGCGCGAATGATTCGCGCCTGCGACGATGCAGAGCGTGGCGATGAGGAGGAGCGGCGCAAATGATTCGCGCCTGCGACGATGCAGAGCGTGGCGATGAGGAGGAGCGGCGCAAATGATCGATGAGACTCTCTTCGACGCGGAAGAGAAAATGGAGAAGGCTGTGGCGGTGGCCCGGGACGACCTGTCAACCATCCGTACCGGGAGGGCCAACCCTGGCATGTTCTCTCGGATCGTCATCGACTACTACGGTGCGACCACCCCGATCACTCAACTGGCCAGCATCAATGTCCCCGAGGCGCGGCTGGTCGTCATCAAGCCGTACGAAGCCAATCAACTGCACGCGATCGAGACCGCGATTCGCAACTCCGACCTCGGAGTGAACCCCACCAACGACGGCACCCTTATCCGCGTGGCCGTACCGCAGCTCACCGAGGAACGTCGGCGGGAGCTGGTCAAACAGGCAAAGCATAAGGGGGAGGAAGCCAGGGTCTCGGTGCGCAATGTCCGTCGCAAAGCGATGGAGGAGCTGCATCGCATCCGCAAGGAGGGCGAGGCCGGCGAGGATGAGGTCGGCCGCGCGGAAAAGGATCTCGACAAGACCACGCACCAGTACGTCACCCAAATTGATGAGCTGGTCAAACACAAAGAAGGCGAGCTGCTGGAGGTCTAGCGACCGATCAGCGACCAAATCTGTGGCAACCACCGACGCCGGCGCCGGCTATCCGCCGGAAAAGCCGCCGCGTGGGGCTAACCCGGATCCGGCCACCGGAACGTCGCGGGCCGGCCGCGATCTGCCCGCCGCGATCGGGGTGGGTCTTTCCATCGGCGTGGTCCTCATCGCGGTGATGGTGTTCGTTCCGCGCGTTTGGGTGGCCGTCGTGGCGGCCGCCGCATTCATCGCTACCCACGAGGTGGTGCGGCGATTGCGTGAAGCCGGCTATTTGATCCCGGTGATCCCGTTGCTGGTCGGTGGCCAGGCCACGGTGTGGTTGACCTGGCCGTTCGGCGCCGCGGGCGCAATGGCGGGCTTTGGTGGCATGGTCGTCGTCTGCATGATCTGGCGACTGTTCATGCGAGACCCCGGGTCGCGCACGACGACAGACGCTCCACCGTCGCCCGGAAACTACTTGCGCGATGCGTCGGCGACCATCTTCCTGGCCGCGTGGGTCCCCCTGTTCTGCTCGTTCGGCGCAATGCTGGTCTATCCGGAAAATGGCTCGGGGTGGGTTTTCTGCATGATGATCGCGGTCATCGCTTCCGACACCGGTGGCTACGCCGTGGGGGTGTTCTTCGGCAAGCATCCGATGGTTCCAGCGATCAGCCCGAAGAAGTCCTGGGAGGGCTTCGCCGGTTCGTTGGTCTGCGGGATTACCGCAACGGTCATTACCGCGACCTTCCTGGCCCACGAAACACCGTGGATGGGGGCTGTGCTGGGTCTACTTTTCGTACTCACCACCACGCTCGGCGACCTGGTGGAGTCTCAGGTCAAGCGCGACCTCGGTATCAAAGACATGGGCCGGCTGCTGCCCGGTCACGGTGGTCTGATGGACCGGCTCGACGGCATACTGCCATCCGCGGTTGCGGCGTGGATAGTCCTGACGCTGCTGCCCTGACAGGGCTGATACTAGACAGGTCATGGTTCAAGAGTTGATGTTCGATGAGCCGCGTCCGGGACGGCCGCCACGGCACCTGGCCGACCTTGACGCGGCGGGCCGAGCGTCCGCCGTCGCGGAATTGGGGTTGCCGGCGTTTCGGGCCAAGCAGCTTGCACACCAGTACTACGCCCGGTTAATTGCCGATCCGCGTCAGATGACCGACCTTCCAGCGGCCGTTCGGGACCGGATCGCCGAGGCCATGTTCCCGAACTTGCTCACCGCGTCCACCGAAATCACATGCGATGCCGGCCAGACCCGCAAGACGCTGTGGCGGGCCATTGACGGCACCACGTTCGAATCGGTGCTGATGCGCTATCCGCGGCGCAGCACGGTGTGCATCTCGTCGCAGGCCGGCTGCGGTATGGCCTGCCCGTTCTGCGCCACCGGACAAGGTGGGTTGACTCGTAACCTGTCGACCGCGGAGATCCTCGAACAGGTGCGGGCCGGCGCCGCTGCGATGCGCGACGACTTCGGCGATCGGTTGTCGAATGTGGTGTTCATGGGCATGGGGGAGCCGCTGGCCAACTACGCCAGAGTCTTGGCCGCGGTTGCGCGCATCACCGCGCCGCCGCCTTCCGGGTTCGGATTCTCGGCCCGCGCGGTGACGGTGTCAACGGTCGGCCTGGCCCCCGCGATCCGCAGGCTCGCCGACGAGCGACTCGGCGTGACTCTGGCGCTGTCGCTGCACGCCCCCGACGATGAGCTGCGCGACACGCTTGTTCCGGTGAACAATCGATGGAAGCTCAGCGAGGCACTGGATGCGGCCCGCTACTACGCTGACGTGACTGGGCGGCGGGTGTCTATCGAATACGCACTGATCCGTGACGTCAACGACCAACCGTGGCGGGCCGATCTGCTGGGCAAGCGGCTGCATCGTGTGCTCGGGCCGTTGGCGCATGTGAACCTGATCCCGCTCAACCCGACTCCGGGCAGTGATTGGGACGCCAGCCCGAAGCGGGTGGAGCGTGAATTCGTCAAGCGGGTCCGGGCGAAAGGAGTTTCCTGCACAGTACGAGACACTCGCGGCCGGGAGATCAGCGCCGCCTGCGGACAGCTGGCCGCCGAAGGCGGGTAGCTGGAGCGCAGGCGGTGCGGCCGGCGTACTGAACTGAACCGGCGGGTATTACGTCATTACGTCAAACCACGAGCAAAGAGGTCTGTCATGAGTCTTCGCCTTGCGTCCCCGATCAACGCGTTTGCTGCCGGCTTTTTGGCCGTCGGTGTGGCGGTTGTCCTGATGTTCGGCCTGGCCAGTGCGCCGCGCGCGGTAGCCGCCGACGACCGACTGCAGTTCACCGCAACCACTCTCAGTGGCGCCCCTTTCAATGGCGCCAGCCTGCAAGGCAAGCCCGCGGTGTTGTGGTTCTGGACGCCATGGTGCCCGTTCTGCAACGCGGAGGCTCCCAGCGTCAGCCACGTGGCGGCCGCCAATCCGGCGGTCACCTTCGTCGGAGTCGCGACTCGTGCCGACATCGGGGCGTTGCAGAGCTTTGTCTCGAAATACAACCTGAATTTCACCAACCTCAATGACTCCGACGGCGCGATCTGGGCCCGCTACAACGTGCCGTGGCAGCCGGCGTTTGTGTTCTATCGCGCGGACGGCACGTCGACGTTCGTCAACAACCCCACCGCGGCCATGTCCCAGGACGAGCTGTCCGGCCGGGTGGCTGCGCTGACCTCCTAACCCGGTGAACGAGGCGCTAATTGGTTTGGCCTTCGCCGCCGGATTGGTGGCGGCGCTGAACCCATGCGGGTTCGCCATGTTGCCCGCGTACCTGCTTTTGGTGGTGCATGGCGAGGATTCCGCCGACCGGCCGCGGCCAATCGACGCAATCGGCCGAGCCGTGGCGGCCACGGTCGGGATGGCGTTGGGCTTCTTGACGGTATTCGGCTTGTTCGGCGCCCTGACCATTTCGGCGGCCGCGACGGTGCAGCGATACCTGCCCTATGCGACGGTGCTGATCGGTCTGGCGCTCATTGCTCTCGGCGGGTGGCTGCTATCGGGTCGAGAGCTGACGGTGCTGACGCCCCGACCGCTCGGCGTGCGATGGGCTCCGACGGTACGGCTCGGTTCCATGTACGGGTACGGCGTCAGCTATGCGGTCGCTTCGCTGTCATGCACCATCGGGCCGTTCCTCGCGGTCACCGGGGCAGGTTTGCGGGGCGGTTCGGTCGTCGGCAGCGTAGCCATCTACCTGACTTATGTCGCGGGTCTGACCCTGGTTGTTGGCGCGCTGGCGATCGCGGCCGCGACCGCGGGCTCGGCGCTGGCCGACCGCCTGCGGCGAATCTTGCCGTTCGTCAACCGGATCAGCGGTGCGCTGCTGGTGTTGGTCGGGCTGTACGTGGGCTACTACGGTCTTTACGAGCTGCGACTGATTACCGGCGTCGGGGCGAATCCCCAGGATGGGGTGATTGCCGCGGCCGGCCGCTTGCAGGGTGTGCTAGCTGGCTGGGTGCACCAGCACGGTGCTTGGCCTTGGGCGGCGTTGTTGGTGGTGCTCGTAGTCGGTGTCCTCGCCAGCACCTGGTTTCGGAGGGTGCGGCGCTGACCGGGTCGGGCGGCACACCAACACGTTGTGGTGGCTACCTGATCCAGCCGCGCCGTCGGCCCCACAAGTCGCGCACCAGCACGAACAGCACGGCTGCGGCAAACGCGATCAGGAACCAGTCCTCGACATGGCCGACGTGGTTGCCGCGCAGCATCGCCAGCAAAAAGCCGAAGATGCACAGACCGGTGATGTGCCAGGTGCGGTGATTGATCCAGCTCCATCCCCACGCTGCGGACGGCACCTCGGTGGTGTCGACCTGCTCATGTGGTGAGCCGGCGAAGTGCTCCACCTCAGTACTGGCCACGGCGATTCCTCCGGTTGGACTGTCTTCAGACTCACGCTGCCCGAACATTCT
The nucleotide sequence above comes from Mycobacterium decipiens. Encoded proteins:
- a CDS encoding amidase, with amino-acid sequence MARIHAFGDDALGDLDAVGLAEAIRSGLLARADIVEAAIARAEAVNPALNGLACDAFQQAREAASGGTTNGFRSGFFDGVPTFIKDNIDVAGQPTMRGTDAWVPRRAVADSQVTRVVLGTGLISLGKTQMSEFGFSAVAEHPRLGPVRNPWNTDYTAGASSSGSGAFVAAGVVPIAHANDGGGSIRIPAACTGLVGLKPSRGRLPLDPEYRRLPVGIVVNGVLTRSVRDTAAFYRESERLWRNPKLPPVGDVRSPSKQRLRIAVVTRSVLREASPELRQLTLASARLLEELGHRVEHVDHPPVPASFVDDFVLYWGFLALGQVRTGRRAFGPTFDPTRLDELTLGLARHTGRNLHRLPLAIMRLRMLRRRNAQFFGTYDASLTPTLADATPQVGYLAPTDYQTVLDRLTNWVAFTPVHNVTGAPAISLPLAQSANGMPVGMMLSADTGREARLLQLAYELEEARPWARIHAPSVAE
- a CDS encoding MarR family winged helix-turn-helix transcriptional regulator; translated protein: MGLADDAPLGYLLYRVGAVLRPEVSAALSPLGLTLPEFVCLRMLSLSPGLSSAELARHASVTPQAMNTVLRKLEDIGAVARPGSVSSGRSLPATLTGQGRALVKRAEAVVRAADARILARLTAPQRREFKRMLEKLGSD
- a CDS encoding MPT63 family protein; the protein is MKFTKIAVKSAIGAAGIAAAAAFAAAPAVAGPSIQEFGTSAPLVSGPLVTDYTVSNLEPSGVTIPGYTPQGQLWQAEVKAVANSGMVTPLVSSFHARTAGGQNYQVVNNVPVPAGFNPAPIPEGGQTSGKIYFDVTGTPPNGVVYNDGIQDVLIWTNNA
- a CDS encoding winged helix-turn-helix domain-containing protein, with protein sequence MEVLLLTDEADFESALPTVESFAQSVQRAPLDDPDVAKHARADVAVIDARADLAAARRVCRRLTASAPAVAVVAVVAPADFVAVDVDWKFDDVLLAAAGGAELQARLRLAITRRRSALAGTLQFGDIVLRPANYTATLGGQDLGLTPTEFKLMNFLVQHAGRAFTRTRLMHEVWGYECTGRIRTVDVHVRRLRAKLGAEHEWMIDTVRGVGYMAVTPPQPRWIVSEPVLNPVWAAAAPAEDSIAR
- a CDS encoding CsbD family protein; this translates as MADNKGPAEAVKGAVEDAKGKAKEAIGSVTGRDELAREGKAQQDKAQAQRDAAKREAEAEAARGSAKVAEQRQKAHQ
- the pyrH gene encoding UMP kinase, with translation MTEPDVAGPAAPKSEPTSTDAASAAQSSRYSRVLLKLGGEMFGGGQVGLDPDVVAQVARQIADVVRGGVQIAVVIGGGNFFRGAQLQQLGMERTRSDYMGMLGTVMNSLALQDFLEKEGIATRVQTAITMGQVAEPYLPLRAVRHLEKGRVVIFGAGMGLPYFSTDTTAAQRALEIGADVVLMAKAVDGVFADDPRVNPEAELLTAISHREVLDRGLRVADATAFSLCMDNGMPILVFNLLTDGNIARAVRGEKIGTLVTA
- the frr gene encoding ribosome recycling factor — protein: MIDETLFDAEEKMEKAVAVARDDLSTIRTGRANPGMFSRIVIDYYGATTPITQLASINVPEARLVVIKPYEANQLHAIETAIRNSDLGVNPTNDGTLIRVAVPQLTEERRRELVKQAKHKGEEARVSVRNVRRKAMEELHRIRKEGEAGEDEVGRAEKDLDKTTHQYVTQIDELVKHKEGELLEV
- a CDS encoding phosphatidate cytidylyltransferase, with the translated sequence MATTDAGAGYPPEKPPRGANPDPATGTSRAGRDLPAAIGVGLSIGVVLIAVMVFVPRVWVAVVAAAAFIATHEVVRRLREAGYLIPVIPLLVGGQATVWLTWPFGAAGAMAGFGGMVVVCMIWRLFMRDPGSRTTTDAPPSPGNYLRDASATIFLAAWVPLFCSFGAMLVYPENGSGWVFCMMIAVIASDTGGYAVGVFFGKHPMVPAISPKKSWEGFAGSLVCGITATVITATFLAHETPWMGAVLGLLFVLTTTLGDLVESQVKRDLGIKDMGRLLPGHGGLMDRLDGILPSAVAAWIVLTLLP
- the rlmN gene encoding 23S rRNA (adenine(2503)-C(2))-methyltransferase RlmN yields the protein MVQELMFDEPRPGRPPRHLADLDAAGRASAVAELGLPAFRAKQLAHQYYARLIADPRQMTDLPAAVRDRIAEAMFPNLLTASTEITCDAGQTRKTLWRAIDGTTFESVLMRYPRRSTVCISSQAGCGMACPFCATGQGGLTRNLSTAEILEQVRAGAAAMRDDFGDRLSNVVFMGMGEPLANYARVLAAVARITAPPPSGFGFSARAVTVSTVGLAPAIRRLADERLGVTLALSLHAPDDELRDTLVPVNNRWKLSEALDAARYYADVTGRRVSIEYALIRDVNDQPWRADLLGKRLHRVLGPLAHVNLIPLNPTPGSDWDASPKRVEREFVKRVRAKGVSCTVRDTRGREISAACGQLAAEGG
- a CDS encoding protein disulfide oxidoreductase: MSLRLASPINAFAAGFLAVGVAVVLMFGLASAPRAVAADDRLQFTATTLSGAPFNGASLQGKPAVLWFWTPWCPFCNAEAPSVSHVAAANPAVTFVGVATRADIGALQSFVSKYNLNFTNLNDSDGAIWARYNVPWQPAFVFYRADGTSTFVNNPTAAMSQDELSGRVAALTS
- a CDS encoding cytochrome c biogenesis CcdA family protein, encoding MNEALIGLAFAAGLVAALNPCGFAMLPAYLLLVVHGEDSADRPRPIDAIGRAVAATVGMALGFLTVFGLFGALTISAAATVQRYLPYATVLIGLALIALGGWLLSGRELTVLTPRPLGVRWAPTVRLGSMYGYGVSYAVASLSCTIGPFLAVTGAGLRGGSVVGSVAIYLTYVAGLTLVVGALAIAAATAGSALADRLRRILPFVNRISGALLVLVGLYVGYYGLYELRLITGVGANPQDGVIAAAGRLQGVLAGWVHQHGAWPWAALLVVLVVGVLASTWFRRVRR
- a CDS encoding DUF2631 domain-containing protein, with product MASTEVEHFAGSPHEQVDTTEVPSAAWGWSWINHRTWHITGLCIFGFLLAMLRGNHVGHVEDWFLIAFAAAVLFVLVRDLWGRRRGWIR